A segment of the Crassostrea angulata isolate pt1a10 chromosome 10, ASM2561291v2, whole genome shotgun sequence genome:
ACCGCACCTTTTTCCAGGGAAATGTAAATACCTATTTAATCAAATCTAAATTTAAATCAGTTTTACTAGCAATGGTTGTTTGCTCTTGATCAGGTACCATATTCCTTATTGGAAGGAAGGGTGGCATTTTTATGACCAAAAGATAGACACCAAGACCTCTATTACTAGACGTGGTTTGATAAGCATAACCAAACTAATAAAGTTAATTGTATTTTTCAGATGAAACTTCCGGAAGTGAAAGTACAAAATTGGATGACTCCAGCTATAAATATGAATGTGCTTTCCCCATAGTGTAGCCTTACAAGCAGTAAACAATGAAGACCAAAGGGAAGCAAGTTTTGTCCATTGCTGTTATACTCTTTGTGACAGTCTGTCTGACATACTATTCCAATTTGGCTGTTTGGAATGGGATTTCCATGAATGATTTGGACAAAGAGTCATTAACAGTGGGAAGTGTTCGCAAACTTCTAGAAGAGGAGGAATTGGTTACAGAAAGAGCCAACTCCAATGGCCAACAGAAAAGACTTCCGCAGTGCGTGATTATTGGAGCTCGGAAATGTGGTACCAGGGCATTATTGGAGTTTCTTGGTCTTCATCCATTGATTCAACCAGCGGATCAAGAGGTGCATTTCTTCGATGATGACAGAAACTACAATCGTGGTTACGAGTGGTACAAGGAACACATGCCCTACTCCTATCCAAAGCAAATAACTCTTGAAAAAAGTCCAAGGTATTTCATCACAGAAAAAGCACCGGAGAGAATACATCAGATGAATAGCTCCATTAAGTTAATTGTGTTACTCCGAAATCCTACTACAAGGGTCATTTCAGACTACACGCAGGTATATTATAACAAAATTGCCAAAGGAAAAGACGTGGACAAATTCGAGGATCTGGTGATTGACAAGAAAACCAATCAGATTAATACCGGTTACAGGGCAGTTCAAATCAGCATTTACTACAATCATCTATTAAGATGGTTCAAGTTCTTCAAACGAGAACAGGTTCATGTTGTGGATGGTGATAAACTCATTACGAACCCTCTGAGTGAGATTAACAAAGTGGAGCAATTCCTCGGGCTTCAGTCAAGAGTGACAGAAAATAACATTTACTTCAATACAACTAGGGGCTTTTACTGCATGAGAACACCAAAGACAAATCAAAAGTGTTTAGGGTTGACAAAGGGTCGCAAACATCCCCATATAGAATCTAGCATTCTACAAAAGCTGAATGAGTTTTTTCGACCATATAATAAAAAGCTGTTTTCTCTGATAAACCAAACATTTGACTGGGATGATTGAGAATGAGTCATGGTCGTATTAGCTAGAGCGTACAACAATGTCAAATCCATAGTGCTATAATTACGAGTTGGAAATACATTTCTAGTATCTATTTATTCAAACTAATGaagtatacatttattttagagacggttttactttttgaaatcaaagaaaaatttaactttGTCGAGCTGAGCTTAAAAGGATGAccctcatttattcattatttaaacAGCATCAGATGGCAGAATCAGAAATAATAATTGTGTACACTTGATTGTAAAATCAATCTGCCCCCTCAGTGCATTATGGGACAGGTAACCCATACCATTTACTATTGCATTCTGTGAATGTTGACGCATTGTGCCTGTTGTGCATTTGATGTGACTGATTATTTCATTATAGTGTTCATGTACTTCATGGCGAGCCTGAACATTTGAACAATTTGACAAAGTCAACATTGATGTCTCCTACCAATCTAGTCACTTCACATTTATATTTGTTCTATTATGCATTCAGATTTGTTTTGTATGATTTTGTATTGTACTATTGttataatgttattttaatctattaaaaatatgaatgtgtTTTGAACTTTTGAATATCTTTGTATTGAGTTTACGACAACTCATTGAAAGCAACCtgtcaaaacatttcaaagacAGGAGAAGTAATCATCATAAAAACTCATAGAATGGAAActcatagatacatgtacaacaatttaTTGACATCCATTGACACTCATCAGGCTGATAAATTTATTCTGAATGACATGGTAATAATCTTATACACAAGGATTCCACATGcttttaagtgaaaaaaaccccacaaaaacgAAAAACCCAAGAAACATCCCTGTGCGTTTCAATAGgatacttttaaatgtttaaaaaaatgttgaggAGCACAAATACTTGGAGATTTTATTTCAGAGTCAGAATAGAGATAGATATATCATACATACAGGCATACCCTGAATACCTCaaattacattacatgtttacTAAAGGATATGTGCCACTCTgaacttatgaaaaaaaaaaaaaaaactttatcaaaagattgtgcaaagggagataattcagaagatATTCCTTGCATTTTCATGTACACTGTAATAACCGTCGGAACTCTCAGGTTTTCTATCCCTTACATTGCTTGTGTACAGATGGAAAATCTATGGATTCAAACATTGGTTTATAAttagtctttttaaaataatgatacctttagtatttttaaaaaagaattttttaatttaattattctttGAAAAGGTATATATATACCAAAATGCATTTTGGTATACATATACCTTTTCAGAGATATGGCCTTTTCAACagtgtacaaaatataaaataattaacaatatttaagaTAAGATTTCATAAAAGTTGACATCAATCTCTGCCAGTCTCTggtatattatgttttaaaggGTAATCAGATTGCAACAGTAGAAAGTTCTGGTCCTTGTAAAGAGCTCTTGGGGCCACACCAATTTAATTTCTTGCTTGTCACACCCGCATGCTCATATTTACAAACTATATACAAGTAATGCTATTTTAAATTTCCTGCATCCAGTAAATTCTGTTCTATTTCCACTCTATTTTTTGTAgttcaaattgttttaatttataaaacagtAAGAAAACAATACTTTTATTACAGTATATTTAATTGATCCTCTGCTCATACTTTTTTCATCAGATGTCCAATGACCAAGAAGTTAAATTGGTGTGACCAAAgacttaaaaaattgttaatatttatcTACATTATATGTgtctttatttaatgaatattatcaaaaagatttgacaacaataattaaaattccaCTTTACTTTTCAGAGCATGGtccataataaaataaaatatactgcTGTTCCCGTAGAAGCAGAAAATGCGAGTTCCAAGAAGACATTTTGTGCTTACCTTGCCTCACATCTCAccaagaaaaatatttctgcATTTGTTTGCATTTTGATCTTGTCCACAGCATTTGTTTTAGTAGCATGTATTGGGGGAAATTTTCAATCCAAAGTTTGCACCAACAACAAATCAATGCAGTTTACACCAAAACCACAGAACAGACTTCATTATCCAAAGAACTTGAAAATAGCTCATTCAAAACGAAGGCTTCCACACTGCATCATTATAGGTGTCCGTAAAGGTGGAACCAGAGCCTTGCTTCAATTCCTCAAAATTCACCCTGATGTTCAGGTTTCTCCAGATGAAATCCATTTCTTTGACAACAATGAAAATTATAGCAAAGGTGTGGAATGGTATCGGAGAAGGATGCCCCAGTCTTTTGAAGAGCAGATCACCATAGAAAAATCACCAAACTACTTTGTGGATTGGAACACACCCAGTCGAGTCAAACTGATGAACTCTTCCATCAAACTTTTGCTGATTGTGAAGGATCCATTTTATCGTGCTGTATCCGACTATGCCCAGATCAAGGAGAATCgcattgataaaaatatggaaATGGAAGAATTTGAGGATTTAGCTATTGACTCTATGACTGGAAATGTGAGGATTAATTACAAAGCCATTAATCGTTCCCTGTATTACATTCACACCAAAAGGTGGCTGAAATACTTCCCTTTGGAACAGATTCATATTGTGGATGGAGACAATTTAGTGTTGCATCCATTTGAAGAATTAGAGAAAGTGGAGACTTTTCTAGGACTGCGTCACTACATTCAAGAGGACCATTT
Coding sequences within it:
- the LOC128167946 gene encoding heparan sulfate glucosamine 3-O-sulfotransferase 5-like, coding for MKTKGKQVLSIAVILFVTVCLTYYSNLAVWNGISMNDLDKESLTVGSVRKLLEEEELVTERANSNGQQKRLPQCVIIGARKCGTRALLEFLGLHPLIQPADQEVHFFDDDRNYNRGYEWYKEHMPYSYPKQITLEKSPRYFITEKAPERIHQMNSSIKLIVLLRNPTTRVISDYTQVYYNKIAKGKDVDKFEDLVIDKKTNQINTGYRAVQISIYYNHLLRWFKFFKREQVHVVDGDKLITNPLSEINKVEQFLGLQSRVTENNIYFNTTRGFYCMRTPKTNQKCLGLTKGRKHPHIESSILQKLNEFFRPYNKKLFSLINQTFDWDD
- the LOC128167945 gene encoding heparan sulfate glucosamine 3-O-sulfotransferase 1-like: MQSHLILDWKGEKIKSMVHNKIKYTAVPVEAENASSKKTFCAYLASHLTKKNISAFVCILILSTAFVLVACIGGNFQSKVCTNNKSMQFTPKPQNRLHYPKNLKIAHSKRRLPHCIIIGVRKGGTRALLQFLKIHPDVQVSPDEIHFFDNNENYSKGVEWYRRRMPQSFEEQITIEKSPNYFVDWNTPSRVKLMNSSIKLLLIVKDPFYRAVSDYAQIKENRIDKNMEMEEFEDLAIDSMTGNVRINYKAINRSLYYIHTKRWLKYFPLEQIHIVDGDNLVLHPFEELEKVETFLGLRHYIQEDHFVFDRKKGFYCINRENGAHKCLNRTKGRPHPKIDPDVVDQLNEFFEPYNQKFFKLVNKTFQWPKAVGKRSIKKKN